The stretch of DNA TGTTACTTTTTCCGTATCCTACAAGGCATATTTTCACAGTACTCCTCCCAGTGCGACTATTCCAGTTAATATGTTTATAGTCCAGAATATTAGAACAATCCGTTCTTCGCTCCATTTTTTTAGTTCAAAATGATGATGAATTGGTGCCATTAAAAAGACTCTTTTTTTTCGTACTTTGAAACTCCCCACTTGTATTATAACGCTAAACATCTCTGAAATAAATATAAAACAGGTTAAAATGGTGAAAAGTTCAAGGGAATAATATAATGCTAAAGAACCTAATATCCCACCTAATGCTAAAGATCCAGTATCTCCCATGAATATTTTTGCTGGTTTTATATTGTAGAAGAGATACGCTATTACAGGTAAAATTAATAAAGGGATGTGATTAAAATTAATACCTGCTATAAGTGCTGTGAATACTGCTGATATTACATAAGTTCCTCCAGAGAGCCCGTCTATCCCGTCGGTTAAATTTGTTGCATTGGACATACCTGTTAGGTATATTATCCCCCACACAGGATAGAAAAATTTTAGGTCTAAGCTTTTAGTTGTGAATGGTATTTTCAATGTTGAATGGTTGTTAAATATTGATATTAGATATACTATAACGATTGAGAATAGGAATTGGAGTAACAATTTTTGTATGGCTGTTAATCCTGTTGAATCTTTCTTTTTTATACTTAGATAGTCATC from Petrotoga olearia DSM 13574 encodes:
- the mraY gene encoding phospho-N-acetylmuramoyl-pentapeptide-transferase, with product MERLIFYITLITFIFLLFLYPIFIKWLKKRQFGQYIRKEGPDLHNYKQGTPTMGGILFILAIFFLSLLTYFIQKEDLFLIIGVASLLFGFIGFLDDYLSIKKKDSTGLTAIQKLLLQFLFSIVIVYLISIFNNHSTLKIPFTTKSLDLKFFYPVWGIIYLTGMSNATNLTDGIDGLSGGTYVISAVFTALIAGINFNHIPLLILPVIAYLFYNIKPAKIFMGDTGSLALGGILGSLALYYSLELFTILTCFIFISEMFSVIIQVGSFKVRKKRVFLMAPIHHHFELKKWSEERIVLIFWTINILTGIVALGGVL